ttaggattttaaattatgtatttttttttattttttaggattttaaattatgtattttttttttaatttttaggcttttaaattgtaatatttattttattttaatgaagttgtttttattaaaaatgaatttgttggaattaaaaataaaaaatgaaataaaatgaatagttaagagatggttaagagatagagggatgcaggtgttgtcttttagttaagagatgagctgaaaagtacagtgaggcccatgaatagtgaagagatgagacggttaagagacggataagagacagcgttgcggatgACCTGATGCTCAATGCTCGACTATCAAGCATTGAGGAATAGTTGAAATTGAACCATTGCTTGCTTGACAGTTGACACACAATGCACAATGCCGAATGCATAATTGAAAGCGTTGAGCAATTGATTCAACTGAGGGCGGTGGTGATCGATTTGTGAAGTGCGACAGTCGATGTCGGATAAATGAGGCAATAACTCATTCTTTTCatgagtataatttattgggaaatataattttaataatacaaAATGCTAAAACATAatctaattttgaattgataAAAAGGGTGAAATATCTCTTCTGTTCagtaatactccattcgtccgcAAAATGTTGTCCATGATTGACttaacatgagttttaataaatgtgaaaaaaaataaatggaaaaagttagtagtacgtgggtcccacatttataaattagttttataatagaaaaaaaacaaaaaaaaaaaacaaaatagacaATATTTTACGGAAGGATCGAAATAGCAAAACTGGTCAACATTTCACGAAGGGAGGGAGTACACGTTTATAAACAAGCGGGAAAATactgaatttgaaattgaaattgaaattgaaataggCCCAAATTCATCACAAACCCTAGTTTCTCTTGAAAAAAGATGGGTAATGAGCCTATCAAGCCGGTGGAGCCCCAATCGGAATCCAgcgaagatgatgaagaaggaTTTCCCGATGAAGTTTCCGACTCCGAATCCGAAGCCGAACAGACACAGTTCCGGATCACGACgcaaaagaaatcaaatccTCAGATCTCCGCCACATCCTCGCCGCAGCGGCCGGCCCCTTCCGCCGCCGAGACGGAGCCCTGGGAGAAAAAATCCGATCTCCTCCAGAGACTCTGGAGCCAGGAGGATGAGATCGTCATCTTGAAGGGGATGATCGATTACACTTCTAAGCACGAATCCGATCCGATTTCCTATTTGAACGCCTTTCACGATTTCACCAAGAAAAATGCCAGCAGGAGTCAGCAGCTGCAGGACAAGattgagagaatgaagaaGGAATACGAAAACAGCACGAGAACGATCGCTTACGATTTGT
The genomic region above belongs to Salvia hispanica cultivar TCC Black 2014 chromosome 3, UniMelb_Shisp_WGS_1.0, whole genome shotgun sequence and contains:
- the LOC125215938 gene encoding probable transcription factor At1g61730, with product MGNEPIKPVEPQSESSEDDEEGFPDEVSDSESEAEQTQFRITTQKKSNPQISATSSPQRPAPSAAETEPWEKKSDLLQRLWSQEDEIVILKGMIDYTSKHESDPISYLNAFHDFTKKNASRSQQLQDKIERMKKEYENSTRTIAYDLSKKRQGNEDKGRAIVMRAKCSLATMEGRMMMYGEETFESGQRAEWEKEWNELRTEELRLHLKQMEIRVAQTKLVLGALDH